A DNA window from Aphelocoma coerulescens isolate FSJ_1873_10779 unplaced genomic scaffold, UR_Acoe_1.0 HiC_scaffold_46, whole genome shotgun sequence contains the following coding sequences:
- the LOC138101728 gene encoding zinc finger protein 391-like, giving the protein MGPGMRPAKRSELVVHEQLHDGEKPHKCGECGKSFSQSSNLINHQRMHTGERPYECGECGKSFRYSSDLNRHRRIHTGERPYECPECGKRFQTSSSLLLHQRIHTDERPFRCPDCRKGFKQNSTLVMHRRIHTGERPYECPQCGKSFSERSSLIVHWRIHTGERPYECPQCGKSFSRSSHLTRHQRRHR; this is encoded by the exons atggggcctggGATGAGGCCGGCGAAG aggtcagagctggtggttcatgagcagcttcacgatggggagaagccccacaagtgtggggaatgtgggaagagcttcagccagagctccaaCCTGATCAACCACCAGAGGAtgcacactggggagaggccctacgagtgtggggaatgtgggaagagcttcaggtacAGCTCTGACCTGAACcgccaccggcgcatccacactggggagaggccctacgagtgtcctgagtgtgggaagaggtttcagaccagctccagtctcctcctgcaccagcggattcacacggatgagaggcccttccgctgccctgactgcaggaagggcttcaagcaAAACTCAACCCTCGTCAtgcaccggcgcatccacaccggggagaggccctacgagtgtccccagtgtgggaagagcttctcagagAGGTCCTCCTTGATCGTCCActggcgcatccacaccggggagaggccctacgagtgtccccagtgtgggaagagcttctccaggagctctcacttgacccgacaccaacggaggcaccgctaa